A genomic stretch from Flavobacteriales bacterium includes:
- a CDS encoding adenosylhomocysteinase: ETLTALGAEVTWSSCNIFSTQDQAAAAIAVTGVPVYAWKGLSDEDFDWCIDQTIMGFKDGKPLNLILDDGGDLTNMVFDKYPELCEGIKGLSEETTTGVHRLYDRMKAGTLVMPAINVNDSVTKSKFDNKYGCKESLVDAIRRATDVMMAGKVAVVAGYGDVGKGSAASLAGAGARVIVTEIDPICALQAAMDGFEVKRMDDACKEANIIVTTTGNFNIIQGKHFESMKDQTIVCNIGHFDNEIDMAWLNGNHGNTKDTIKPQVDQYTINGNVIFVLAEGRLVNLGCATGHPSFVMSNSFTNQTLAQLELWNNTDAYKNEVYMLPKHLDEKVARLHLAKIGVVLETLSQEQADYIDVKIEGPYKVDHYRY, encoded by the coding sequence GAAACATTAACAGCATTAGGTGCTGAGGTTACTTGGTCGTCTTGTAATATATTCTCTACACAAGATCAAGCTGCTGCTGCAATCGCCGTAACAGGAGTTCCTGTTTATGCTTGGAAAGGATTGAGCGATGAGGATTTTGATTGGTGTATTGATCAGACAATTATGGGTTTTAAAGATGGTAAGCCATTAAATTTAATTTTGGATGACGGTGGAGATTTAACAAATATGGTATTTGATAAATATCCAGAATTGTGTGAAGGAATTAAAGGGTTATCAGAAGAAACGACAACAGGTGTTCATAGATTATACGATAGAATGAAAGCAGGTACATTAGTTATGCCAGCAATTAATGTAAACGATTCAGTTACTAAATCTAAATTTGATAATAAATACGGATGTAAAGAGTCTTTAGTAGATGCAATTAGAAGAGCAACTGATGTAATGATGGCCGGAAAAGTTGCTGTTGTTGCTGGTTATGGAGATGTAGGGAAAGGTTCGGCAGCTTCTTTAGCTGGTGCTGGTGCAAGAGTTATAGTGACTGAGATTGATCCTATTTGTGCGCTGCAAGCTGCAATGGATGGTTTTGAAGTGAAGAGAATGGATGATGCATGTAAAGAGGCAAACATTATTGTAACTACAACCGGTAACTTTAACATTATTCAAGGAAAGCATTTTGAATCAATGAAAGATCAAACAATCGTTTGTAACATTGGGCATTTTGATAATGAAATTGATATGGCATGGTTAAATGGGAATCACGGTAATACTAAAGACACTATAAAGCCACAAGTTGATCAATACACCATTAATGGTAATGTTATCTTTGTTTTAGCTGAGGGTAGGTTAGTGAACTTAGGTTGCGCAACAGGGCATCCGTCATTTGTAATGAGTAATTCATTTACTAATCAAACTTTAGCTCAATTAGAGCTTTGGAACAATACAGATGCTTACAAAAATGAAGTATATATGCTGCCGAAACATTTAGATGAGAAAGTAGCAAGATTACACTTAGCTAAGATTGGCGTTGTGTTAGAAACGTTATCACAAGAACAGGCCGATTATATTGATGTAAAAATCGAAGGTCCTTATAAAGTTGACCACTACAGATACTAG